One window of the Vigna radiata var. radiata cultivar VC1973A chromosome 1, Vradiata_ver6, whole genome shotgun sequence genome contains the following:
- the LOC106758503 gene encoding uncharacterized protein LOC106758503 has product MEQSDQTFNPASPFYLHPGENPGLTLITQVLNENNYSSWSRAMRRALVSKNKAKFIDGSIRRPQKNDDTYDAWERCNVMIXSWMTKTLSPHIAESVIYIEEAKELWDELKERFSKGDYFKISDLLQDIHSIKQGERGVSQFFTDLKILWEELESLRPIPVCTCEIPCNCDLSKVSLKYREMEHVICFLKGLNDSYNTVKTQILLMDPLPNVNHVFSLIIQQERQEKQSNTDSRILVXMXERNNQWKPDQSWRNQGRATGIRGQGRGRGRNPNYGKQCSYCNKMNHTVDECYSKHRFPPWYKKEDKKSD; this is encoded by the coding sequence ATGGAACAATCTGATCAGACCTTCAATCCAGCAAGCCCATTCTACCTACACCCGGGAGAAAACCCAGGTTTGACTTTAATCACTCAAGttcttaatgaaaataattactcCTCATGGAGCAGAGCCATGAGAAGGGCCTTAGTTTCGAAAAACAAAGCTAAGTTCATAGATGGGTCAATTAGAAGACCTCAGAAAAATGATGATACTTACGATGCATGGGAACGATGTAATGTCATGATTNTGTCATGGATGACAAAGACTCTATCTCCTCATATTGCCGAAAGCGTCATTTACATCGAAGAAGCGAAAGAATTGTGGGACGAGCTTAAAGAAAGGTTTTCAAAGGGGGATTACTTCAAAATCTCAGATTTATTGCAAGACATACATTCAATTAAACAAGGAGAACGTGGAGTCAGCCAGTTCTTTACTGACCTGAAGATTTTATGGGAAGAATTGGAGTCTTTAAGACCAATACCAGTCTGCACTTGTGAAATACCATGCAACTGTGATTTGTCCAAAGTTTCGTTGAAATATAGAGAAATGGAGCATGTGATTTGTTTTCTAAAGGGTTTAAATGATTCTTACAACACTGTTAAAACGCAAATTCTTTTAATGGATCCCTTACCAAATGTTAATCATGTTTTCTCTTTGATTATCCAACAAGAAAGACAGGAAAAACAGAGTAACACAGATTCCAGAATTCTGGTTAANATGNCTGAAAGAAACAATCAGTGGAAACCTGACCAGAGTTGGAGGAATCAGGGACGTGCTACTGGAATTCGTGGACAAGGCAGAGGAAGGGGAAGAAACCCAAATTATGGAAAGCAATGCtcttattgtaataaaatgaaTCACACGGTTGATGAGTGTTATTCTAAGCATAGGTTTCCCCCATGGTACAAGAAGGAAGATAAAAAGAGTGACTAG
- the LOC106758495 gene encoding uncharacterized protein LOC106758495, translating into MVLSQTLFRYNHKPLTCPKINAKVHFAGHWTHLRTSYRTVIAPLFITNGSNPPLTTNFAPCKAISENDANIVNNKDEISDGASKGKSFWGAVGLIIGTAVGPGMLGLPALTIKSGPFPSTIIILASWLYVISSIMIVAELCFDFMEEDGVEEVSFTSLATNTLGTGFGAFVAVVYSCLSFSLLVACVAGIGSIFSPWFSQANVLVVHALFPLLVGTLIAFFPFNTIDVANRLLCFLMLFSITGLVAIGISVARANIINSFAIASWKLSSILPIIPVAVLTLGFHVITPFICKVAGNTLHEARKAILIGGAVPLVMVLSWNLIVLGLAGTNSRTPTTSGDPISLLLSVNPSALSAVQGFAFSALATSLIGYAVSLPKQLLDTLELVSGSAKVCNEHNNTNGRVGLAFYSVGSCIGNSGKVCFKGSRNENMVGIKTRSNEKTYDPVKVLITLSLLGFSVLIASFFRSTFSTALDFAGVYANCFLFGIIPPVMAYMQQSKKKIRQSIIPGGNGTLLLLFIISVVLGIWH; encoded by the exons ATGGTACTCTCACAGACACTGTTTAGATATAACCACAAGCCTTTGACATGTCCAAAAATCAATGCCAAAGTGCATTTTGCTGGACATTGGACCCATCTCCGAACTAGTTACAGAACCGTTATAGCTCCTTTGTTCATAACCAATGGATCCAATCCTCCTCTCACCACAAACTTTGCACCCTGCAAAGCAATATCTGAAAATGATGCAAACATTGTTAACAACAAGGATGAGATTTCTGATGGAGCTTCCAAGGGGAAGAGCTTCTGGGGTGCTGTTGGTTTGATAATTGGTACTGCCGTGGGTCCTGGAATGCTGGGTTTGCCTGCTTTGACCATTAAATCTGGTCCATTTCCTTCAACAATTATAATTCTTGCCTCCTGGCTCTATGTCATTTCCTCAATCATGATTGTTGCTGAACTCTGCTTTGATTTCATGGAGGAAGATGGGGTTGAAGAGGTGAGCTTCACAAGCCTTGCAACAAACACATTGGGTACTGGTTTTGGTGCATTTGTTGCTGTGGTTTACTCCTGCTTGTCTTTTTCCTTGCTGGTGGCTTGTGTTGCTGGTATTGGATCCATTTTCTCTCCATGGTTTTCACAAGCTAATGTTTTGGTTGTTCATGCCTTGTTTCCCCTTCTTGTTGGAACATTGATTGCCTTTTTCCCATTTAACACCATTGATGTTGCAAACCGGCTTTTGTGCTTCCTCATGCTTTTCTCCATAACTGGACTTGTTGCTATTGGAATATCTGTGGCAAGAGCTAACATAATAAACTCATTTGCTATAGCCTCATGGAAACTTTCTTCAATACTTCCTATTATACCTGTGGCTGTTCTCACATTAGGGTTTCATGTCATCACTCCTTTTATATGCAAGGTTGCTGGGAACACTCTACATGAGGCTAGGAAAGCAATACTAATTGGTGGGGCAGTTCCTTTGGTCATGGTTTTGTCATGGAATTTGATTGTGTTGGGGCTTGCTGGGACTAATAGCAGAACACCAACCACTTCTGGTGACCCCATATCCCTTTTGCTTTCTGTGAATCCATCTGCTTTATCAGCTGTTCAAGGGTTTGCCTTCTCTGCTTTGGCAACTAGCTTGATAGGATATGCTGTGAGCTTGCCCAAACAGCTTCTTGACACTTTGGAGTTGGTATCAGGAAGTGCCAAAGTTTGCAATGAGCATAATAATACTAATGGAAGAGTTGGATTAGCCTTTTATTCAGTTGGGTCTTGTATTGGTAATTCAGGGAAGGTTTGCTTCAAAGgttcaagaaatgaaaatatggtTGGAATTAAAACCAGATCAAATGAGAAAACTTATGATCCAGTTAAAGTCCTTATAACACTCTCCCTCCTTGGTTTCTCAGTGCTGATAGCTTCATTTTTTCGCTCTACTTTTTCAACTGCCCTTGATTTTGCTGGGGTATATGCCAATTGCTTTCTGTTTGGCATTATTCCTCCTGTGATGGCTTACATGCAACAATCCAAGAAGAAAATCAG GCAATCAATTATTCCAGGTGGAAATGGGACACTTCTATTGCTTTTCATTATCTCTGTGGTTTTGGGAATTTGGCATTAA